In one Gracilinanus agilis isolate LMUSP501 chromosome 6, AgileGrace, whole genome shotgun sequence genomic region, the following are encoded:
- the LOC123252674 gene encoding olfactory receptor 1013-like — MEKFNHTVTEFILVGFTQDPAMQLVLFVFFLMVYSVTVVGNITLLVLICTDSQLHTPMYFFIGNLSFLDFWYSTVYTPKIMVTCVSEDKSISFAGCVAQFFFSGGLAYSECYLLAAMAYDRYMAISNPLLYAQAMSPRVCVGLVAASYLGAFTNCAIITHETFIMTFCGDNVIDDFFCDLPPLVKLACDVKDSYHILLYFLLASNVITPTVFILASYIFIISAILKIRSTQGRQKAFSTCSSHLISVTLYYGSILYIYSRPSSSYSLNRDKIVSSFYTVVFPMLNPMIYSLRNKDVKEALKKLFMKMTS, encoded by the coding sequence ATGGAAAAGTTTAATCATACTGTGACTGAGTTCATCCTGGTGGGTTTCACCCAGGACCCTGCAATGCAGCTGGTGCTCTTTGTGTTTTTCCTTATGGTATACTCTGTGACAGTGGTGGGAAACATCACTCTGTTGGTCTTAATCTGTACAGACTCCCAGCTGCACACCCCCATGTATTTCTTCATTGGGAACCTGTCTTTTCTGGATTTCTGGTATTCCACTGTTTATACCCCCAAAATCATGGTGACTTGTGTGTCTGAGGACAAGAGCATCTCCTTTGCTGGGTGTGTGGCTCAGTTCTTCTTCTCGGGTGGACTGGCATATAGTGAATGCTACCTGTTGGCTGCCATGGCATATGATCGTTACATGGCCATCTCCAACCCATTACTCTATGCCCAGGCCATGTCCCCAAGGGTCTGCGTAGGTCTTGTGGCAGCTTCATATCTTGGAGCCTTCACTAACTGTGCCATCATTACACATGAAACATTCATCATGACTTTCTGTGGGGATAATGTGATTGATGATTTCTTCTGTGATCTACCACCCCTTGTGAAGCTGGCATGTGATGTGAAGGACAGTTACCacattttgctttatttcctcttgGCTTCGAATGTCATTACACCCACTGTATTCATCCTGGCTTCATATATCTTCATCATTTCTGCTATCTTGAAGATACGCTCCACCCAGGGCCGACAAAAAGCCTTTTCTACCTGTTCCTCTCACTTGATTTCTGTTACCTTATACTATGGCTCTATTCTCTACATTTATTCTCGCCCAAGTTCTAGTTATTCTCTAAATCGTGACAAAattgtctcctcattttacactgTGGTTTTCCCCATGTTGAACCCCATGATCTACAGCCTGAGGAATAAGGATGTGAAAGAAGCCCTGAAGAAGCTTTTCATGAAGATGACGTCCTGA